The Epinephelus lanceolatus isolate andai-2023 chromosome 16, ASM4190304v1, whole genome shotgun sequence nucleotide sequence CTGGAGGGATATTGCACCACTGCAGATCCCCTGACGCATGTGGCAAGGTCTGCAGCATAACAGATTACCAGCAGAGGACCTAGGGGAACACAACCAGCCAAGTCACACTACCGGATGAGCTGAACGAGATCTATGCTCGCTTTGAAACCAACAACACCAACCAACAGAAAGAGATTACGGCCACAGGGGGCACACAGGACACACCACTCTCTGTGTCATCAGTGGAGGTGTGCACAGCTCTGAGGAGAACAAATCCATGGAAGGCAGCTGGTCCAGACAAAAGCACTCAGGTTCTGCTCATCAGAGCTGGCTGGTGTATTTACTGACTTTTTCAATCTGTCCCTCACTCAGACTTGTGTGCCCACCTGCTTTAAGTACACCATTATTGTGCCCCTCCCAGAGAAAAATACTGTGACCTGCTAAAACGATTATCGTCCCGTTGCACTCACCCCAACTGTGATGAAGTGTTTTGAAAGGATTGTCATGACACATCAGAAAGGCCATTCAAACCACCTTGGACCCATGGCAGTTTGCATATTGTCAGAACTGGTCCACTGAGGATGCAGTCAACACCACCATCCATACAGCCCTCACACAGTGCAAGGACACATATGTGAGAATGCTATTTACTCACTACAGCTCGGCATTCAACACAGTTATACCACACAAACTCTCTGAAAAGCTCCTCATCCTCGGACTGATACCCTTCCTCTGTGCCTGGGTGCAGAATTCCTATTAGACAGACCCTAGTCAGTCAGAGTTGGAAACCGTACATCAGGCATAAGAACTGTAAGCACAGGGACCTCCCAGGACTATGTGCTGAGCCCCCTGCTGTTCACACTCTTCACATATGATTGTGTGGCCTCCCAGACCAATATCTGCATTAAAAAACTCTCAGATGACACTGCAGTCATTGGGCTGATCACTGGTGGGGTAGAAATATCATACAGAAGACAGGTAGCTGAACTGGTGGCCTGGTGTCGGGATAATAACCTCTCCCTGAATACATATAAGACCAGTGAGATGATTATTGATCCCAGGAGGTAGAAAGGGAAGCACATGCCACTACACACTGGTGAGACAGAGGTAGAGAGGGTGAAAACCTTTAAGCTTCTTGGCACCCACATCAACACACATCAGATCATTAGGAAATGCCAGCAGCAACTGTACTTCTAAGGAAAGCTGAGGAAATTGGCATTGCCAACCAATATCCTCGTTAACTTTTACAGATGTACAGTTCAGGGTGTCCTCACCAGCTCAGTCACAGTCTGGTATGGAAATTGTACTACTTAGGACAGGAAGGCCCTCCAGCGTGTGATTAAAAACTGCACAACTCATATCAGAAGCAGTCTTTCCTTTCATTCAGGAAATTTGTAACAGCAGGGTCATCAGAAGGGCCTACAACATCATCAAGGACAGTACACACCCCAACCACTTTTCCTTTTACTCTTTTCACACCTCTGCAATGAGGCAGATGCTACAGGAGTGTTAAATCAAGGACAAGAAGACTGACCAACAGCTTCTACCCACAGGCCATCAAACCCCATCACCATTTTAACTCAGGTTTTGcaacttatttttttgtttctgctattttatttatctatcttgAAATCTAACTTTAATTCTATTTCCATTATTGCCTGGTAAGAAGAACGACTGGCAATTAAGAATTCCTTGTGCTGTGCAATCGCTGACTTTTTTACAGTGCAAATGACAATAAACTTGTGAATTGTGTATTATTGGCATGCTTGTTATATCACCTGAATTCCCTTGTCAAACCAGCGgtttccactgttccactggCTGCCTCCTCCATGCAGCACCTGATGAAAACCACTGGTGCGATACATGTTATCAGACGCTGGGGGCATCGCTCCATCCAAACACACTGTGACGATGCTGCGTTCGAGAGCTGACACTGACTCTTTGTTGGTCTTATCTAAACACATCAAGGACATGCACACAGAACAAACATCATTTTATTATGTAATCCGactacaacagttcaacaaatCGGTCCTAGATATTTTCACAATATATACTAAGGcctgggccacactgcctgcgtgAGCACCGCTGCTCAGGCATGGCTCAGCTGCTGCTCAACTGCAGCACATCCAGAGATTCAGAGgctcatttttttctgtgtgaggCACAAGGATGTCAGCaaaaacagacagtgaaaaTGGTCTTTTAAAAATCACTTTGACATTATATCACCCTTCAGTAGTGTTTCCATggatttccatttccatttaaaaataaaagcactttgacAAAGTTTCTGTGCATAGAATTCCTTCATTTGTTAACACAAGgctttttattgtaaaatatttgcatgtttgtgttgACAACTCAGTGGCTGCACAGCTCCATTAATGAGCGGAATATTGGCTTTTAATTGTGGAAATACAGTGCCACAGCAACAATGCTGAATGTGTGAACACTGCAAGCGTGCATGCTGCAGCAGTTCAGCGAGGTAGCTCACACGCTGCTCACGCATGCAGGGTGGCCCGAGCCTTAGACCTGCTTTTCCAGGAAACATTTCAAGTGTTTTTCACACGTTTCAGGTTATTTAGAATTCTCTTTAAAACCGCATTAGACTTTTTGTATGTTATGGCAAAAATCCTACAAATGCATACAACTGATTCAGCCTCTTTCTTATACTATATTTCAGCATGATCCCATATTTGTTGTCTTATCTTCCCTGCAATATTTGCTTGTGTAGCCAAGCCAGATAATTGGGTGGTCATATACACACTTTGTGTAAAACATGATGCttgcaaaaatgttgtttttctatgTCATTTTAAATTTCCTGGTGTCAATAATGTCTATCTGGGATCACCACTAGTCTTCcctttttacaataaaaaaatatgaagatGTAATTTTTGTACATCactgaaaaggaaaaagatctctggggaaaaaaagacatgctCCTTTTTATCTCAGCAGCCTTACAGCCACTGGATGGATGTAtctgtgtttgactgacagtgTGTTGTATGCAGTAGTATTATAGAGCAAGGACCAGACTAGCAATTAAACACGACCATCCAACCTGtgtcaatcaaacacagacacagggtAATTGGTCTGCATCAGTGTTTGGGTGGATGGAGCGAGTCAaatggcatccacatgaatgccaggaccaaaggtttcccagcagaatattggattgtaacaagatgatgaGTGTTATGcacttcatctgtcagtggttttaatattttggctgattggtgtatgtcctcttcttcttgttctacACCAGGCATGCATCACTGTAGACAAAAGTTTATTTCACATGTCCTTATTAATTATTAGGTTAGTGGCTCTTTAGTTTGACTTGCATGAGAGCAGAGTTGACCCTCACCCTTGATGAGGTCAGTATAGTGTTTGGCCCAGACGTCACGATGCTGGGTGGTGAGGATCCCAACAGGCTCCATGTTGGTCTGTAGGGAGGAGTTGTAGATCCTCTccagctgaacacagagctgatcaACTGTCAGCAGAGTCCCGTCACTGTTGTACACTTCCAGTACAAAGAACTGAATCCAAGAGGGGAAAACATGAAAGCAAGACTGAATTACCAACTGAGCAAAATCCCCGGGAGCAAAGAAACAGGTTGTCTGTGAGGAAATTACTTTGTGGTATTTTGCTTTACAATAAATAACTGTAATTACTACAGTGATGAGGTGTTTGTCACCTGTCAGTTGTGTACTACAGTGATGTGATGCTCCTCACCTGACCGTTGTGTACTACGGTGATGTGTTTGCTGGTGTAGTACTCAATGGTGTCTATGTTCAGACCAGGCTTACGGCATGATGAAAACAACTGCTCATACTGCTTCATACACATTGGCTTCCCTCTCATGTACTCAACTGGTAGTGTGTCActggaaaacatacaaacattaaaTACTAGGCCTTTTGATTCCAAGTTGTCTTGTCTTGTTACCAAAACCAGGTAAAGACCATTTAGAAATGTGCAATTTCAATCCTCTCAGCCTGTTaaataatgactacaaagtaTTTGCTAAGATGCTTGCATTGTGTCTTGAGAAAGTTAATACTTCATTAATTAATTTAGATCAATTGGGTTTTATAGCTGGATGCCATGCCGCACATAATATGAGAAGACTTGCTCATGTAATGTCAGAGGCTGCATCTCTCCAACACCCAGCTGTTGCAATATCACTCGATGctgaaaaagcatttgacagaaTAGAGTGGTCTTATCTTTATCCCAGTTGCATGTGTCAAAACTAATGGCTTAATATCTTCTCCTTTCCAGCTTTTCGGATCCACCAGACAGGGATGCTCAGCCTCACCAGTTATCTTTATGGTAGCACTTTAGCCTCTTGCCTGTGCTATCAGGGCTAACCAAGATATAATCAGTATCACACTTTTTAATCATGATTTCAATGCCAACCTTTAAGCAGATGATATTTTAATGACATTGTCCAGTCCAAATCATTCAATTCCACACCTTCTTAAATTTATCAGTGATTTTGGCCTGATTTCTGGGTACAAAATCAACTGGTCTAAGAGTGAAGCTATCTCTTTAAACCGTCTAACACACCCTGGACATCTGACCACAACTCCTGTTGTATGGAAATCACAGGGCATGAAATATCTTGGAGTCAACATCAGAACTCCAATTGGGAGTATCTTTGAGTTGAATGACCCCAAGCTCTTGAAAACTGTCAAAGATTTAAAGAgattggggcgtcggtggcttagtggatagagcaggcggcccatgtacaaggctgttgccgcctGTGGCCTTTGCTGcttgtcatcccctctctctctccccctccttcacacttggctgtcctgtccattaaaggcaaaatgcccccccaaaaaatcacaCTGAGGGGGAGGGCAGAAGTATTAAAAGTGAATGTACTCCCCAGATTATCTTTTTCTGTTATCTGTTTTCTGCAATCCCATTACAATTTCCCCCAAAATGTTTCAATGAGATTAACAAACTACTTTCATTGATTCTATGGAGGGACAAAAAGCCCCAAATtagcctgaaaaaaaaaattagctgtTCCTAGGAACAAAGGTGGGTTAGGGGTACCAGATGTGTATTTATATTACGTGGCTTACAATAGTATATAtcctatatatatattatcCTGGGCCTATAAGACAGAGCATGCAGATGTAGGTAGCTGGAGATGGCTGGAGCAGAAGATGGtttctgaaaacaataaacatgtttcTCTGGTCTCCCCCTGCTATCATCCTAAATGTGATAAGAAAATAAAGAGCCACGTGATGCTGTTTTCATGCAAAATGGATaaagaaatacataaacatCTTAAAATCAGTGGTTTATCCATTATTTACAACACGTGGTAAACCACTTAATAATGACACActgcaaaatgaaaatattgtaaagGTGGGGCAGTTACTAAAGAATGGATACATTTCCACAAACTCAAGATACATTTTGGTTTAAATAATTCATACTTCTTTCATTATTTGCAATTAAAATTTATTTTGTGCAGTTATACACTGAAAAACATTGCTCTTGGTAACAATGAAACCATTGATATGACTTTAAGAGATGCAGACGCTGGCAGAGGAACTGTCTCTAAATTATATAGAATATTATGTCATACCTTTTCTAAATGCTGTGCATCTACCAAAACACAATAGGAGAAGGACCTGGGTGTACCTCTAAGATTAGCTCAGTGGAAAGTTATACTGAGCTGGTCAAACTATAGGTAGTCAaacagaggttaaaaaaaagtgttgactAAATGTGAAAGATTTTTTGTGCAAAATATTCAATATAGATTTCACATTATGTCCAATAGTGTGTCTTCTGGGGAGCAAGATTGGTGGAGTAATTTCGATATTTGTGTTATATCCTGCCCTGTCTATGTTTCTGTATATTGTTTGTGTTGTATTATTAAtctgggaaataaaatattaaaaaagaatgTTCATATAAAACCAAAAAAGTTTACTTCCTACTTAGATGTCAAGTTATTTCCATGATATTTGATGGATTGGAAGAGCAGGACAACACAATGCATCTAACCAGCAGCCATCTTCGACACAAAGCAACATCAGGCAACATCAAAAACATATGTTACTCAACAATCAttgaaaaaaaagcacagtaCTACTTTCAGTACTACATTCAGGCACCAGTTAAAACCTCTGTTAATGTATAAACTGCTTCTGCCATTTAATGTTTGAAGGTGAGAACAACAAAGAAATTGAGTCATTGTTACAGTTCATTTCTGAGCTGCACAATAGTTGTATTCAGTATTACACTGTGCGAAGCAATACGTCATGACAGAAAGTAATGAAACTTTTAGGATGATAAAGATCTCTTACATCTggtaaaaaatcaaaatcagaaGTTTAAGTTCAGTACTTACTTGTCAATCATTGTTTTTAAGTCCATTGTAGCTGCTAGGAATTTGGCAGCAAACCTGAACAGAGAAGATGTGGTTATTCATTTAAATGTTCGAAAGGAACTCCAGAAATTTTATAAAAGAATCGTCCAAATTAGAGGCtgagatatcctgacttttatCCCTTGTATAGCTCAATCTCCTAAAACCCAAAAATTGAAATCTCAAGACCAATCCAAAATAACCCTGATGTAGTTTCTCAGCTTTTAGAAGGTTacctccagagccacagaggacattATATAGCAAATTGATGATGAACATTCGACAAttcaagggttttttttccatacAAAGTGTTAATGATTGAACGGGCTCAGCAGGATGCTCAGTATGACAGTGGTATTCAGGTAATATACAGTGttcaaaaacaataattaaacacttaaatcacacatctgatcttgatgaacaaattattcaagttgaaagtttttactgatgtacattgtataatttgttgagaacaaaatgacacacCGAGGgccaatggaaaccaaaatgatcaactcactgagggctggattcaaaatcacatcgaaaataaaaataaaaaattgaaatcacaggctgatccaacttgtgtgaattttatATCAACTCATAATGCACAGTAGTGTGTACGGCCCCTGCAGGCCCGTATACACTTCTGACAACGTCTGGTAGTGTCtaattttataaaataaaccaaCATATTTAGATAATTTTGTTACTAAATATTGTATGTGCTGTTTGAAACTAAGATACTCATCTATGAGCTGCTTTggagaaggagagagcaactgtctgcggccaccacatgtaaaaccgtTCCCCCTTTAGAGGTTATCTTGcctttgcctctccattgcacctgttgtcactttgatttgcaccaaagcagctgaaaccgATTCACAATCACATGTACTACTTGTTGCAAAAAAGGGCGACTCTgggaggccgtttacacgtacacggtgattttgataaacggagacatcttccttcgtttgtgcgcttcgtttacacgcaaacagagatttctcctctgaaaacgagtctttctaaaaactccggccagaactgccacctacaggtttggcatgctcttgtgtatatatacacgggtaagtgtaaacgaagatctttttgaaaatggagacggtgaaatgtccatttatgaaaatagccggcaacgtgtaaacggcctctgggtcccaaacctgtgtgtgtgtgtgtgtgtgtgtgtgtgtgtttgtttgtttaccttATTTGTCCCTTTTTATCTCTGTAGTCCGTTTCGGGATAAAGCGCCCCAGGATTTGAATAACCCACAACAGAATGCCTCTTGTAGAGATAATCCATTTTCACGTAGTCCTCTGTAAACTACAAACAGAGTGACACACAGatgatacacacaaacatggacaGTGCCTTGAGCAGTAGCGGATCCTGATATGGGCCGAATGGGCaggagtttgttagtttgtttaataaagggacaaggtatagacctgttctgtAGGAAAAGTAAACCTTAAATGACTTGTGTTGTGATCTGGCGCTACatagaaaattaaattaaataaaattaacctgggggggggggaggggggtccgCCAAGGGCGCCATTTAGGCTAGAACCACCACTGGCCATGAGTTTGTAAAGAAGGTATTTCATGGTGCCTTTACTTCATGCTAAATGTTTCTGGACATTGTCTTTTTCCAAATTAAGGTTGAATtgtacaaaatgtacaaaaaaggAGTTAAGTTTCCAATAAGTCAGTCACAGTCACCACTGTGAGAGCCGATACATGAGCTGCTAGCTTTCTATGCCCAGGCTCTCCTCTTATTTGTGCAAGGTTTTGATACTGCCACAGTGCGtaacaaaaaaagaattaaaaaaaaaaaaatcactatctgtgagtgtgtgtatgtgcacttGCCCCAccctctctccatccctctatAGCCACACCCTCTGTCTCCAGCCCcaccctctctctccatccctctccaGCCACACCCTCTGTCTCCAGCCACACCCTCTCTCCCCTGCCCCACCCTCTCTCTCCAACCCTCTCCAGCTCTCTCCAGCCCTGCCCTCTACTTCCAGCCCCACCCACTGTCTCCAGGCCCACCCTCTGGCTGCGGTTGAATAGTCTTTTTTGCTTAGGAAGGTTCCTAACTGAGTGAAATGAACCGGAAGTATCTAAGTGGCAGCCATGATAAGAGCTGGTCGAATTCTCTAAATTTTAAGGAAAGGTGCTTCAATGCTTCCTTTCTAATCTCCTGTAGCATAGGGTACACTGGACCATCCTTTACAAAAGGAAAGGAGATTATTCCGTCCCACAAGTCCTTGCGGTGGCAATTTTTAAAGCGACAAAGCGACGAACCATTCATAAACTCAAATCattaggaaagaaaaaaagatcaacATGACTGAGAAAGGAAGGAGATCACCATCTAAGTTACCGTTGTTTATGAAGCATTGTACATCTCGTGCCATAACTTGTTCATATGCTATATGTTTATGAAGCATTGTACATCTCGTGCCATAACTTGTTCATATGCTATATGTTTATGAAGCATTATACATCTCGTGCCATAACTTGTTCATATGCTATATGTTTATGAAGCATTATACATCTCATGTAACAGGAACAGGAtataacaggataaacaaatatacaatgcatcattttaattttccaatTTTcgtgtgaatgagaaaaaaacggAAATCCACGTGCTTTTCCTGTTTTCGTCTTCAAATGGCTTATTGAAACAGAAATTAAACCACAACCAGAAACCTACTTGTTTTTCGCCTTGATTGTTATATCGATATTATCTGTCGCTATTGCATCTCAAAACATTGGCATCGGCTATGCTTATGacctagatagatagatagatagatagatagatagatagatagattcaaGAGTATTATCTAGACCTAGAGTATTATCTAGACCTGCTCTATGGGTAAAGTGCCCTGAGATGACTTTTGTTGTGATTtggcactatataaataaaattgaattgaaaaaaaaaaaaaaaagataaataatcaATGACGTAACGTGCAGTGTATCTGGAGATTTAAAGTTACTGCTTGTCACCGTTTATTCCCCTGTACAGTGTTTCCCTGCAGAGCTACAGTGGAAGGatcataacaaaaaatacaaaagactgTAACGTTAACAGATATCTGCCTGAGGTTAATAAATAGGCTACTTGCAAGagcaccccaccccaccccccaccctgcAGCAGAAACAATAAGTGTGTTACCCCATAAAGAGAGACGCTGTGTGCATTTACGCATGAGGCACAGCAACGtcacttttattattaatattattattaattatttatctaTGCAGTAGGGGCACATAATATTGATATAACAATAAAGGCCAAACACAAGTTAATTACTGGTTGTGGTCTAATTTCGCCTCCAATTGCccatttgaagaagaaaatggaaaaagcacATGGATttccattcttttttttattcacacggacaaacaaaataatgcatttaatatctgtttatcctgttataaaacaaacaagttgaACACAGCTGTGGACGGAGGGGACACGCACCCGTAACATATGCTCAGTTTGCatcagtcatttattcatttgagcGTTGTTGTATTGCCAGCCTTTAGTaatatcattaattcattttactaCTTGGGATTCAGATGGTTGAGTGTGAGCAAACATTCTCAATGTGACAATTTCGTTTCAGTTTGTGGCTGGTAGCCTATAGGCctattcctttttttaattcactccCGACCctagtaattaaataatacaCATACAATACACATAATAACACTTTCACTGTGTTGATCACGTTTATATATCCTGCATGAAACAACATGGTGAGAACGGACGGGGCGCATTATCTAAGATGCGctttttgtagtccatcttcAGAACATTGTAGTTTCACCACAGCAGACCCATAGCATCTGCCGTCGCATCATTATGTAGCCCAGTATAAGTGCAGTCGGATTCTCTCAGCACCGCAGTTGTCTTTTCCTAAGTCCTTATGAATTCTCCTTCACATCTTCCCTTGACCTCGTGACGTTTTCCTTCGAGGTCAAGGAAAAGTGGTTAGGAATAGATGATAGGAGGGACTTTTCGACTGCAGCCTCTGTCTCCATCCCCCTCCAGCCCACCCTCTATCTCAAGCCCCGCCCTCTATTTCCAGCCCCACCCACCCTCtctagtctctctctctctctctctctctctctgtgtgtccctcTCCAGCCCCCACCCCCTGTCTACATTTTCCATccccatcctctctctctcagtcctTGTCCAGCCCCTATGTCTTCATCACTCTCTGGCACCACTCTCTCACTTCTGCCCCATCCTGTCTCCACCTATTGTGGAGGCATATTTTGCACTTTTCTGAATGTCTCTAACGGTCAGTCCCAGGAGCTGAGTGCATAATGAGCTACTGATTTGATAAATCAGGGGCTAAATAACTGCAGAATGTGTCTCAGtaaatgtgtctgcagctgttatTGTAGTTGTTGAGCTCACCCAGTTCTCAGTGTTGTGTGCTTTCCTCTCCAGACTTCTCTGCAGTCTTTCTCCATCCCCTCCTGCTTTTAGAAACTCTTCCGTCAGTTTTTGTGTTCGCTTCAGCTCGTCCACCTCCACCATTGGCTCCAGGAAGCTGAGGTAGCGGTTACAGGTCTGCTGCAGATCAGGGATAGGCTGCCTGGGCAGTTCCATCTGCTGGCTCAGGTTTCTGCCAGAGGCCAGGGTCACTGATACAGGTTTCACCAAGTGACAGGGCTTCACCATCCCCACCTTTATCTGAGAGatacagcaacaaaaacatgtatgtTATAACTAGTTATAATGACAACTGTTTCATCAGATACCAGTGaggatttattgtgttagtcaattctgcaaaaacaagaagaaaccTGACTGCATTGAATTTAAAGATGGAGTGTGTAGCATTTGTCAGCCCTCTCTGGCATTGAGtaataacacaaacacttttagcGTGCTTAGAAAAGCAGTGGGATTCAGAATAACGCCACATCACTAGACACAACAATAGACATTTCATATACAAGATGTATATAACGCGAGAGTGTCTGAAAGAGTATCTCACTACTCCCTTCCCTTGGCCTCTCTGGTAATGCTATGTATGGcctaagtaaataaaaatatttaagattTTCTAGCATGAAATTAATTCAGGAGGTAATCAGTAATATCAACAATATTTTATTGaactgttttgcttttttctaCCACAAATAGTGTCACCAAGTGTTAATAATCAAATATTTCCACAAGAGGGAAAATCTAATTTTGATGTCtccacaaagatttttaattgtttcaaaccttcttgatacttttatacttGTGTTACAGtattgtgtcctgtgctgcaaacctttaaacctctatAGCTCCAATGCTATGTGCTATGCTAAGTTAACGTACAGCCTTgccatttattttatataatttttcatttacatgttctTTAAATGTAAGACATAAGAATGCAGGGTGGTAAACACTAGTGTCATGCAAGGATAAAGAaatatttgttatattttaaaTGCTGTTGTTTACTTACCAGAGTTCTGCTGCAAAGTCtcaacattgtgtttttagAGAAAGTCCCACAGAATGGAGCTGGACACTAGTTACCTATTtttaaggttgttgtttttttttccagagataCAGATAGGTAATGTCTCTGCTGTAAAGGAGGTGATAGCCTCTGCTCTCGTTCCAGCTTTAAGAGACTATTTGACTTCAACACATATAAAGTAGagaatgtttgttttgggttttacAATCACACATCCTGTTCCATCTGTAAGTATGCTTGTTACTCCACACCTACTACTCTGTATTGGCAAACAACCAGAGGGCTGTACAGGAAAGGAGAATTACCAGCTTGTGCAGGTTCAGAGACATCCCGGCCCTATTTTTTGTATGGATAACCAGATTATCCAGACTGACGATTTTCCTGGA carries:
- the LOC117264175 gene encoding carnitine O-acetyltransferase-like isoform X2 — translated: MVKPCHLVKPVSVTLASGRNLSQQMELPRQPIPDLQQTCNRYLSFLEPMVEVDELKRTQKLTEEFLKAGGDGERLQRSLERKAHNTENWFTEDYVKMDYLYKRHSVVGYSNPGALYPETDYRDKKGQIRFAAKFLAATMDLKTMIDNDTLPVEYMRGKPMCMKQYEQLFSSCRKPGLNIDTIEYYTSKHITVVHNGQFFVLEVYNSDGTLLTVDQLCVQLERIYNSSLQTNMEPVGILTTQHRDVWAKHYTDLIKDKTNKESVSALERSIVTVCLDGAMPPASDNMYRTSGFHQVLHGGGSQWNSGNRWFDKGIQLIIGEDGIHGVTFSNTAADGVVMTSVNDFIIAAMKKPQVTRATTESLPEPQKLQFNLTPELKKNIEEAKQHLNILVQDLQVCAMVFKHYGKTLIKAHKMSPDGFLQIALQLAYYRMHQKITSSLEPVSLRTFRLGRLSVMNTNTPAAVAFVMAFDDPKIQNPEKVDLLDKAMKAHVQNIEMALKGQDIYCHLWALQHQAVQEKIPMHDFFKDTSFKKIFDFKLAASNITSKAGVIPCFGPEEPGQYDVVYSMKNNYIEFALGALKSDNVCNKSNAARLARATENALLDMRTLLEQTTRD
- the LOC117264175 gene encoding carnitine O-acetyltransferase-like isoform X1, which encodes MLRLCSRTLIKVGMVKPCHLVKPVSVTLASGRNLSQQMELPRQPIPDLQQTCNRYLSFLEPMVEVDELKRTQKLTEEFLKAGGDGERLQRSLERKAHNTENWFTEDYVKMDYLYKRHSVVGYSNPGALYPETDYRDKKGQIRFAAKFLAATMDLKTMIDNDTLPVEYMRGKPMCMKQYEQLFSSCRKPGLNIDTIEYYTSKHITVVHNGQFFVLEVYNSDGTLLTVDQLCVQLERIYNSSLQTNMEPVGILTTQHRDVWAKHYTDLIKDKTNKESVSALERSIVTVCLDGAMPPASDNMYRTSGFHQVLHGGGSQWNSGNRWFDKGIQLIIGEDGIHGVTFSNTAADGVVMTSVNDFIIAAMKKPQVTRATTESLPEPQKLQFNLTPELKKNIEEAKQHLNILVQDLQVCAMVFKHYGKTLIKAHKMSPDGFLQIALQLAYYRMHQKITSSLEPVSLRTFRLGRLSVMNTNTPAAVAFVMAFDDPKIQNPEKVDLLDKAMKAHVQNIEMALKGQDIYCHLWALQHQAVQEKIPMHDFFKDTSFKKIFDFKLAASNITSKAGVIPCFGPEEPGQYDVVYSMKNNYIEFALGALKSDNVCNKSNAARLARATENALLDMRTLLEQTTRD
- the LOC117264175 gene encoding carnitine O-acetyltransferase-like isoform X3; translation: MLRLCSRTLIKVGMVKPCHLVKPVSVTLASGRNLSQQMELPRQPIPDLQQTCNRYLSFLEPMVEVDELKRTQKLTEEFLKAGGDGERLQRSLERKAHNTENWFTEDYVKMDYLYKRHSVVGYSNPGALYPETDYRDKKGQIRFAAKFLAATMDLKTMIDNDTLPVEYMRGKPMCMKQYEQLFSSCRKPGLNIDTIEYYTSKHITVVHNGQFFVLEVYNSDGTLLTVDQLCVQLERIYNSSLQTNMEPVGILTTQHRDVWAKHYTDLIKDKTNKESVSALERSIVTVCLDGAMPPASDNMYRTSGFHQVLHGGGSQWNSGNRWFDKGIQLIIGEDGIHGVTFSNTAADGVVMTSVNDFIIAAMKKPQVTRATTESLPEPQKLQFNLTPELKKNIEEAKQHLNILVQDLQVCAMVFKHYGKTLIKAHKMSPDGFLQIALQLAYYRMHQKITSSLEPVSLRTFRLGRLSVMNTNTPAAVAFVMAFDDPKIQNPEKVDLLDKAMKAHVQNIEMSWDTVIQQSGAAFSGAVPTDQTPSLPEPRH